The following are from one region of the Alicyclobacillus fastidiosus genome:
- a CDS encoding DUF1697 domain-containing protein has translation MSVYIALLRGINVGGKNKIKMSELKDALEAIELRRVRTYIQSGNVLFESAEGPKCLCRRIEDQIQAVFGIASTVVLRTAEELQMVVRNCPYGGGALKEGESIHVSLLTEVPTQERVMRLLDGESGADEWCLNGREIYALLRQSVLDSRLARNIQKLGNCVTTRNLNTIHKLVALASDMQ, from the coding sequence ATGAGCGTGTACATCGCACTGTTACGAGGGATCAATGTCGGCGGGAAGAATAAGATCAAGATGTCGGAGCTGAAAGACGCGTTGGAAGCGATTGAGCTGCGCCGCGTGAGAACGTATATTCAGAGCGGCAATGTCCTATTCGAATCAGCGGAGGGCCCAAAGTGCCTTTGTAGGCGGATAGAGGATCAGATACAGGCCGTCTTTGGTATTGCTTCCACTGTCGTGCTGAGAACGGCTGAGGAGCTACAAATGGTCGTCAGAAATTGCCCGTACGGCGGCGGAGCTTTGAAGGAAGGCGAGAGCATCCACGTTTCCCTATTGACTGAAGTGCCTACACAAGAGCGCGTGATGCGTCTGCTGGACGGTGAAAGTGGGGCGGACGAGTGGTGTCTGAATGGGCGAGAGATCTACGCCTTGTTGCGGCAAAGCGTACTGGACTCTAGATTGGCGAGAAATATACAAAAGCTCGGGAATTGTGTGACGACGCGCAACTTGAATACGATACATAAATTAGTTGCATTGGCTAGCGATATGCAGTAA
- a CDS encoding GNAT family N-acetyltransferase — protein sequence MFAVTQATDKHLESVIQLDLEVLGSTIRREFLVASVNKGNVWVALNDYDVVGFVVVDNVFFGHPFIELLIVHPGFRRKRIGAMLVEAIELRIETEKLFTSTNQSNTPMQSLCESLGFQQSGYIENLDEGDPEIVYFKRIGVSDGV from the coding sequence ATGTTCGCTGTCACACAGGCGACAGACAAGCATCTGGAGTCGGTGATACAACTGGATCTAGAAGTGCTAGGCTCCACGATTCGACGAGAATTTCTCGTTGCGTCAGTGAATAAAGGCAACGTCTGGGTGGCGTTGAACGATTACGATGTCGTCGGATTTGTCGTCGTTGACAACGTATTCTTCGGCCATCCCTTCATCGAACTGCTCATCGTTCACCCTGGCTTTCGAAGGAAGCGAATAGGCGCGATGCTCGTCGAGGCCATCGAGTTGCGAATTGAGACTGAGAAACTGTTTACGTCTACAAATCAATCGAATACCCCGATGCAAAGCCTATGTGAATCCCTTGGATTTCAGCAGAGTGGCTATATCGAGAACTTGGATGAGGGCGATCCTGAGATTGTATACTTCAAGCGAATTGGTGTATCTGACGGGGTGTAA
- a CDS encoding DEAD/DEAH box helicase — protein MSAQLTHGVIKSLCGQVSYTSGKNYYRLQKVTFTSYRPELDLYEAAVKTSHHPDEHCRVAVQIQDGHVLARCTCPTLDSYDNYCQHIAAVLLYLYDIEHLGVSPVRSDHPEGAASEESDPPVGPSSPSTDTRSPASVDEFQLTERILKLFTEHRPRSSRVSPLIDMRTTLDVAFTYLPVAAVDETYLFGVEIEVGVEQRHAVHNIRAFLNQMDRGEPCVVAKDFTYDPALHRVRMEDDAVLSQLIQIYRNEQLYQASSHVPSNEAIASSDQTLFIPPVVWDDVLAALANTPTVALKHGDRTFAGVHRSDGPLPLEFEFDQTPAGAYHLSVLGLEQLVVMESYGMIVSDGKLFKLNPDECQRLTLLKQMMDASHEHHIPIPEAQMEPYIQAVIPGLMKLGRVHIANPVSEKIVQTPLKARLYLDRVHDRLVGGLEFQYGDVVINPLEGRDQKQATGRMLIRDGEQERRILEVMDESGFSKTEAGYFMDEEDLQYDFLYHVLPQLEDHLTVYATSAVKERLHTGHASPTVTMDVNSRTNWLEWRFQMDGIPESEIRSLLQSLREKRKYFRLRSGALVPLESEEFQEIVRLMGDFGIHSMDIQATGIRIPIARGLHLFGANRQEKAVSLGQSLRQLLEHVQHPDRLNFPVPRGLAPILRDYQRHGYQWMKTLAHYGFGGVLADDMGLGKTLQSIAFIVSSLPEMRQQGLVTLIVCPASLVYNWKHELTKFAPEVRVGVAEGNKARRTTVLKDAEQVDVLVTSYPLLRKDVEGYVGEYHTLILDEAQAFKNPTTQTAKAVKAIRARHRFALTGTPIENHLEDLWSIFDVVFPELFPNRRAFNDLPRETVARRTRPFVLRRLKSDVLEELPEKIESLQLSQLLPEQKKLYVAYLAKLQQETVKHLSRDGYQKHRIKILSGLTRLRQLCCHPALFVEGYTGKSAKFEQLLEILEACRRAGKRVLVFSQFTEMLGLVRRELGLLGTPYFYLDGNTKAEVRVDLCDRFNQGEVDLFLVSLKAGGTGLNLPGADTVILYDLWWNPAVEQQAADRAHRMGQKNAVQVIRLVSQGTVEEKMYQLQQKKINLIDEVVNPGQAAITPLTERDIRDILLLE, from the coding sequence CGTATACAAGCGGAAAGAACTACTACCGACTGCAAAAAGTGACGTTTACCAGTTATCGGCCGGAGCTGGACCTTTATGAGGCCGCCGTCAAAACAAGCCATCACCCAGACGAGCACTGCCGCGTCGCTGTACAAATTCAAGATGGACACGTCCTCGCGAGGTGCACATGCCCCACGCTGGATTCATACGACAACTACTGCCAGCACATCGCAGCTGTTCTCCTCTATCTGTACGATATTGAGCACCTCGGTGTATCCCCAGTGCGGTCTGACCATCCCGAGGGCGCGGCGTCGGAAGAAAGCGATCCCCCTGTCGGGCCATCCTCGCCATCTACAGACACGCGATCTCCGGCTTCGGTAGACGAGTTCCAATTGACCGAGCGCATTCTCAAGCTATTCACCGAGCATAGGCCGCGCTCGAGCCGTGTGTCCCCGCTCATCGACATGAGGACGACGCTCGATGTCGCGTTTACGTATCTGCCTGTCGCAGCCGTGGACGAGACGTACCTGTTTGGCGTCGAGATCGAAGTCGGCGTCGAACAACGCCACGCGGTGCACAATATCAGGGCCTTTCTCAACCAAATGGATCGTGGGGAACCTTGTGTCGTCGCCAAGGACTTCACGTACGACCCTGCACTGCATCGCGTACGAATGGAAGACGACGCGGTATTATCGCAATTGATTCAAATCTACCGCAATGAGCAACTGTACCAAGCGTCTTCACACGTTCCCTCGAACGAAGCAATTGCCAGCTCGGACCAGACGCTGTTTATCCCACCCGTGGTGTGGGACGACGTGCTTGCGGCACTGGCCAACACGCCCACAGTAGCGCTTAAACACGGTGATAGGACGTTCGCGGGAGTTCATCGATCCGACGGTCCGCTCCCGCTCGAATTTGAATTTGACCAGACGCCGGCTGGCGCCTATCACTTGAGTGTTCTAGGTCTAGAACAGTTGGTCGTCATGGAGTCGTATGGGATGATCGTCTCAGATGGAAAGCTGTTCAAACTGAACCCTGATGAGTGCCAACGCCTCACCCTGTTGAAGCAAATGATGGACGCTTCGCACGAGCACCACATTCCCATCCCCGAGGCTCAGATGGAGCCGTATATCCAGGCGGTAATCCCTGGGCTGATGAAGCTTGGCCGCGTCCACATCGCAAACCCAGTTTCCGAAAAAATTGTGCAAACGCCATTAAAGGCCCGGTTATATCTCGACCGAGTTCACGACCGATTGGTGGGTGGACTCGAGTTTCAATACGGGGATGTCGTCATCAATCCGCTAGAGGGACGCGATCAGAAACAGGCGACAGGGCGCATGCTCATACGGGACGGCGAGCAGGAGCGGCGGATTCTCGAAGTGATGGACGAGAGTGGTTTCAGCAAAACAGAAGCGGGCTACTTCATGGATGAAGAAGACCTGCAATACGATTTTCTCTATCACGTTTTGCCACAGTTAGAGGATCATTTGACCGTCTACGCGACTTCGGCCGTAAAAGAACGGCTCCACACGGGACACGCATCGCCCACCGTAACGATGGACGTAAACTCGCGAACCAATTGGTTAGAATGGCGATTTCAGATGGATGGGATACCAGAGTCGGAAATTCGCAGTCTGCTGCAATCGCTTCGCGAGAAGCGCAAGTACTTTCGCTTGCGAAGTGGTGCCCTTGTTCCCTTGGAGAGCGAAGAGTTTCAGGAAATCGTCCGCCTCATGGGTGATTTTGGAATTCATTCGATGGATATCCAAGCAACAGGAATTCGAATTCCCATTGCGCGCGGACTGCATTTGTTCGGTGCAAATCGACAAGAGAAGGCCGTCAGCCTAGGTCAATCGTTGCGGCAATTGCTCGAACACGTGCAGCATCCAGACCGACTGAACTTCCCCGTACCCAGAGGCCTTGCGCCGATCCTACGAGACTACCAAAGGCACGGGTACCAGTGGATGAAGACACTCGCGCACTACGGTTTTGGGGGCGTTCTGGCGGACGATATGGGGCTTGGCAAGACTCTGCAAAGCATCGCGTTTATCGTTTCCTCGCTGCCTGAGATGAGACAGCAGGGGCTGGTGACACTTATCGTCTGCCCTGCTTCACTCGTGTACAACTGGAAACATGAGTTGACCAAGTTCGCACCCGAGGTTCGCGTCGGCGTCGCCGAGGGAAACAAGGCGCGGCGTACCACAGTCCTAAAAGACGCTGAGCAAGTCGACGTCCTCGTCACTTCCTACCCGCTTTTGCGCAAAGACGTCGAGGGGTATGTAGGTGAATACCACACGCTCATCTTAGATGAGGCGCAGGCGTTCAAAAACCCCACGACCCAAACGGCGAAAGCGGTGAAGGCCATCCGGGCCCGCCATCGGTTTGCGCTGACTGGCACCCCAATCGAGAATCACCTCGAAGACTTGTGGTCCATTTTTGACGTGGTGTTCCCTGAGCTGTTTCCAAATCGCAGGGCGTTCAACGATCTGCCGCGGGAAACCGTCGCAAGGCGCACCCGCCCGTTTGTGCTGCGCCGATTGAAGAGCGACGTTCTAGAGGAACTACCAGAGAAGATCGAATCGCTGCAACTTAGCCAATTGCTTCCGGAGCAAAAAAAGCTCTATGTCGCTTATTTGGCGAAACTGCAACAGGAAACCGTGAAGCACCTGAGTCGAGATGGGTATCAGAAGCACCGGATCAAAATTCTGTCAGGACTGACTCGTCTTCGCCAGCTCTGCTGCCACCCAGCCCTGTTTGTCGAAGGATATACTGGCAAATCGGCGAAGTTCGAACAACTGCTAGAGATCCTTGAGGCGTGCAGGCGAGCGGGGAAACGCGTCCTCGTCTTTTCGCAGTTTACCGAGATGCTCGGACTCGTCCGGCGCGAGCTTGGCCTGCTTGGCACTCCATACTTTTATCTAGACGGAAACACGAAGGCGGAAGTGCGCGTCGACTTGTGCGACCGCTTCAACCAAGGCGAAGTGGACCTATTCCTCGTGTCGTTAAAAGCCGGAGGGACCGGCCTCAACCTGCCGGGTGCGGATACCGTCATCCTCTACGATCTATGGTGGAATCCGGCAGTTGAACAACAGGCGGCCGACCGCGCACACCGCATGGGTCAGAAGAACGCGGTTCAGGTGATACGCCTCGTCAGCCAAGGCACTGTGGAAGAGAAGATGTACCAACTGCAACAAAAAAAGATCAATCTAATTGACGAAGTGGTCAATCCTGGCCAGGCAGCGATCACTCCGTTGACGGAGCGGGATATTCGGGACATTCTCCTATTAGAGTGA